A single window of Arcobacter venerupis DNA harbors:
- a CDS encoding DUF748 domain-containing protein — MGKLEKSFYWLCFALAIYITIGFKLVPVILKDQLIKNLDENLTQKTDIGRVEFNPFTFKVVVHDFKLSDSNEITTLSFKEFSINFAFLKSIDNLNISFKDILLKDAFVNIIEEKDGSINLAKLVKPSPVEDKKEESSSTSNIEFLVSKLVLENANIKYTNQDEVPYSLNLENINYTLYDLGTYKNILSSNDLELKLNEHTNISIVGAFNLVPFKAYGKITIDDLRLKELLTYKKDFFNFDLNEEANLNLILNYNIDSTENLELQLRSEKLELNKINLNQSKTSIANLEKLDIKKFTFDLQKQDINLDDIDFNSLKATMISDKNGINFANLIKETKNTDEVKKQEEPTTKTQEVSKPWNVNFSNIKVNNSDFSFLDKVNNNTVKSKDFNISLDTLKIVDSDVNLNNLLLKTPTFSYGDNKNNMFISTKNTNINLDNLAFKDSILDINKIEITKEKLNLNDKKSNFDLDSNKLNLLVNKLKIVNNKTSIDNMSLKSSTLVFDDNTSKMQIDGSNINVNVNAFLLDNETISIKAIKLDKPSIKMSDKTNNIELNAKDIQLQVNNLLNNKDDLSINSIRLIQANLNFLNTSDKTKIEAKNLDLEIKKLSNSKKGFKIENTNLDKPNISVILAKKDSQKETTKSVEKPQNTTKTEVTNKKEDTNKSSKTKIEIGPMNITNAIFTFEDKNLPLPFKTTVTKLNGKISEFKNRRSSTSNLEVKGVVDEYGVAKITGLVHPNNIKILTDINLIFNNIAIKNFTPYSGKFVGREIKDGKLDLDLKYNIEKSNLEAKNNIVITKLELGNKVESPDAISLPLDIAITLLKDSNGVIDINLPVSGNVDDPQFAIGSILWRAFVNLMTKAVTAPFSLLGALFNFSPDEIKTVRFAPLEKEIGPIQKETLDKIAQILKSKSEIAIKLIPSYNNNDEIYALKKEKYLAKKQDDRNLKEEEIEALISKENVKISELEKIAKTRVSNINKYLVKGKGINSKQIIIENNIENNNSSINLDISKIK; from the coding sequence ATGGGAAAACTAGAAAAATCATTTTATTGGCTTTGTTTCGCTCTTGCTATTTATATTACAATAGGATTTAAACTTGTTCCAGTTATTTTAAAAGACCAATTAATCAAAAACTTAGATGAAAATTTAACTCAAAAAACAGATATAGGAAGAGTAGAATTCAATCCTTTTACTTTCAAAGTAGTAGTTCATGATTTTAAACTATCAGATTCAAATGAAATAACAACTTTATCTTTTAAAGAATTTTCTATAAATTTTGCATTTTTAAAATCAATAGATAATTTAAATATTAGTTTCAAAGATATTCTTTTAAAAGATGCTTTTGTAAATATTATTGAAGAAAAAGACGGAAGTATAAATTTAGCAAAACTTGTAAAACCTTCACCAGTTGAAGATAAAAAAGAAGAATCAAGTAGTACTTCAAATATTGAATTTTTAGTTTCAAAACTTGTACTCGAAAATGCAAATATTAAATATACAAATCAAGATGAAGTTCCTTACTCTTTAAATTTAGAAAATATAAATTACACTTTATATGACTTGGGAACTTATAAAAATATTCTTTCATCAAATGATTTAGAACTTAAATTAAACGAACATACAAATATTTCAATAGTTGGTGCTTTTAATCTAGTGCCATTTAAAGCTTATGGAAAAATCACTATTGATGATTTGAGATTAAAAGAGTTGCTAACTTATAAAAAAGATTTTTTTAATTTTGATTTAAATGAAGAAGCAAATTTAAATTTAATACTAAATTATAATATAGATTCTACAGAAAATTTAGAATTACAACTAAGAAGTGAAAAACTTGAACTTAATAAAATAAATTTAAACCAAAGCAAAACTTCAATAGCAAATCTTGAAAAACTTGATATTAAAAAGTTTACTTTTGACTTACAAAAACAAGATATAAACCTTGATGATATTGATTTTAATTCACTAAAAGCAACTATGATTTCAGATAAAAATGGAATAAATTTCGCAAATCTTATCAAAGAGACAAAAAATACAGATGAAGTAAAAAAACAAGAAGAACCAACAACTAAAACTCAAGAGGTATCAAAACCTTGGAATGTTAATTTTTCGAATATAAAGGTAAATAATAGTGATTTTAGCTTTTTAGATAAAGTAAATAATAACACGGTAAAAAGTAAAGATTTTAATATAAGCTTAGATACTCTAAAAATAGTTGATTCAGATGTAAACTTGAATAATCTACTTTTAAAAACTCCAACTTTTTCATATGGTGACAATAAAAACAATATGTTTATTTCAACTAAAAATACAAATATAAATTTGGATAACTTAGCTTTTAAAGATTCTATTTTAGATATAAATAAAATTGAAATAACAAAAGAAAAACTTAACTTGAATGATAAAAAATCAAATTTTGATTTGGACTCAAATAAACTAAATCTTTTAGTAAATAAACTAAAAATTGTAAATAACAAAACTTCTATTGATAATATGAGTTTAAAAAGTTCAACTTTAGTTTTTGATGATAATACATCAAAAATGCAAATTGATGGTTCAAATATAAATGTTAATGTAAACGCTTTTTTACTTGATAATGAAACTATTTCTATAAAAGCAATTAAACTTGATAAACCATCAATAAAAATGAGTGATAAAACAAATAATATAGAATTAAATGCAAAAGATATTCAACTTCAAGTTAATAATCTACTTAATAACAAGGATGATTTATCAATAAATTCGATTAGACTAATACAGGCTAATCTTAATTTTTTAAATACAAGTGATAAAACAAAAATAGAAGCAAAAAACTTAGACTTAGAGATAAAAAAACTATCAAATTCTAAAAAAGGTTTTAAAATTGAAAATACAAATCTTGATAAACCAAATATCTCAGTAATTTTGGCCAAAAAAGATTCACAAAAAGAAACAACAAAAAGTGTAGAAAAACCACAAAATACGACAAAAACTGAAGTTACTAATAAAAAAGAAGATACAAATAAATCTTCAAAAACAAAAATTGAAATTGGCCCTATGAATATTACAAATGCCATATTTACTTTTGAAGATAAAAATTTACCACTTCCTTTTAAAACAACTGTAACAAAACTAAATGGGAAAATTTCTGAGTTTAAAAATAGAAGATCAAGCACTTCAAATCTTGAAGTAAAAGGTGTAGTTGATGAGTATGGAGTTGCTAAAATCACAGGATTAGTTCATCCAAATAATATAAAAATATTAACAGATATAAATCTGATTTTTAATAACATTGCTATAAAAAACTTCACTCCTTATTCTGGTAAGTTTGTAGGAAGAGAAATAAAAGATGGAAAACTAGATTTAGATTTAAAATACAATATTGAAAAATCAAATCTTGAAGCAAAAAATAATATAGTTATCACAAAATTAGAACTTGGAAACAAAGTAGAAAGTCCAGATGCTATCTCTTTGCCTTTAGATATTGCTATTACGTTACTAAAAGATTCAAATGGTGTAATTGATATAAATCTTCCAGTTTCTGGAAATGTAGATGACCCACAATTTGCAATTGGTTCTATTCTTTGGAGAGCCTTTGTAAATCTAATGACAAAGGCTGTAACTGCACCATTTTCACTTCTTGGGGCATTATTTAACTTTAGTCCTGATGAGATAAAAACTGTACGATTTGCTCCATTAGAAAAAGAAATTGGACCTATTCAAAAAGAGACTTTAGATAAAATTGCTCAGATTCTAAAATCAAAAAGTGAAATAGCTATAAAACTAATACCTTCATACAACAATAATGATGAAATATATGCTTTGAAAAAAGAGAAATATCTTGCTAAAAAACAAGATGATAGAAATTTAAAAGAAGAGGAAATTGAAGCGTTAATTTCAAAAGAAAATGTAAAAATATCTGAATTAGAAAAAATTGCAAAAACAAGAGTATCAAATATAAATAAATATTTAGTGAAAGGAAAAGGTATAAATTCTAAGCAAATCATCATAGAAAATAATATTGAAAATAATAATTCTTCAATAAATTTGGATATTTCAAAAATTAAATAA
- the dapE gene encoding succinyl-diaminopimelate desuccinylase, whose protein sequence is MTIIELFQKLLRFKSLTPNDDGAFDFIEEYLGDTWTCIKVDMEGVKNRFYYKKFNENSQHLCFAGHIDVVPVGEGWTIDPFAADVVDGVITARGAQDMKSGDAAFLYACKHAQNFDGTLSILMTSDEEGEGTYGTIKMLEHLKEIDMIPNYAVVAEPTCEEVFGDAIKVGRRGSINGYLTIQGKQGHAAYPEKGINPVHQIAPILEKIAGFDLDNGDEYFAPSKLVITDIRAGMQVTNVTPNKLDLMFNVRNSTNTKKEDVEAYIEKIFGHLNYSLRTTQGSYPFVTNKESKVVRAMETSIKEVLGVTTKHSTAGGTSDARYFGAFGIEAIEFGVINDTIHSIGERTTVKEVEGLCAVFEDLIKKF, encoded by the coding sequence ATGACTATTATAGAATTATTTCAAAAATTATTAAGATTCAAATCACTAACTCCAAATGATGATGGAGCATTCGATTTTATAGAAGAGTATTTAGGCGATACTTGGACTTGTATAAAAGTAGATATGGAAGGCGTAAAAAATAGATTTTATTATAAAAAATTCAATGAAAATTCTCAACATCTATGTTTTGCAGGACACATCGATGTAGTTCCAGTTGGTGAAGGTTGGACTATTGACCCATTTGCAGCAGATGTTGTTGATGGAGTAATAACAGCACGTGGTGCCCAAGATATGAAAAGTGGCGATGCAGCATTTTTATATGCTTGTAAACACGCACAAAACTTCGATGGAACATTGTCAATTCTAATGACAAGTGATGAAGAAGGTGAGGGAACTTACGGAACAATCAAAATGCTTGAACACCTAAAAGAGATAGATATGATTCCAAACTACGCAGTTGTAGCAGAACCAACTTGTGAAGAGGTATTTGGAGATGCCATAAAAGTAGGACGACGTGGAAGTATAAATGGATATTTAACAATCCAAGGAAAACAAGGACACGCAGCATATCCAGAAAAAGGAATAAATCCAGTTCACCAAATAGCTCCAATCTTAGAAAAAATTGCTGGCTTTGACCTAGACAATGGAGATGAATATTTCGCCCCAAGTAAACTGGTAATTACAGATATAAGAGCAGGAATGCAAGTAACAAATGTAACACCAAATAAACTAGATTTGATGTTCAACGTGCGAAATTCAACAAACACAAAAAAAGAAGATGTAGAAGCCTACATAGAAAAAATCTTCGGACACCTAAACTATAGTTTAAGAACAACACAAGGCTCATATCCATTTGTAACTAATAAAGAATCAAAAGTAGTACGTGCAATGGAAACTTCAATCAAAGAAGTTCTAGGAGTTACTACAAAACACTCAACTGCTGGGGGAACAAGTGACGCTAGATATTTTGGAGCATTTGGAATAGAGGCTATTGAGTTTGGTGTTATAAATGATACTATTCATAGTATTGGAGAAAGAACTACAGTTAAAGAGGTTGAGGGATTATGTGCTGTATTTGAGGATTTGATTAAAAAATTCTAA
- a CDS encoding YciI family protein, with amino-acid sequence MFIINLTYKVSLDEVDKYLQQHVEYLKVQYDKKNFIASGRKNPRDGGVILSKLDSKDKLQKVLEKDPFYIENLANYEIIEFFPTMIAKEFENLKEEI; translated from the coding sequence ATGTTTATAATAAATTTAACATACAAAGTATCTTTAGATGAAGTTGATAAATATTTACAACAACATGTAGAGTATTTAAAAGTTCAATACGACAAGAAAAACTTTATCGCTTCAGGAAGAAAAAATCCTAGAGATGGTGGTGTAATATTATCTAAATTAGATTCAAAAGATAAGTTACAAAAAGTATTAGAAAAAGACCCATTTTATATAGAAAATTTAGCAAATTATGAAATCATAGAATTCTTTCCTACAATGATAGCAAAAGAATTTGAAAATTTAAAAGAAGAGATTTGA
- a CDS encoding P-loop NTPase fold protein, with the protein MSNQHISQFLDYYCGEKLLNPQYAVLLKGKWGSGKTHFINEYKEQLKINNQKCIYVSLYGVTSYDEIETKFLEAIHPTLYHKNTIFIGKIVKQLLKGTLKIDLDGDKQENGEMEVKIPDFRPQDLLNTKGYILIFDDLERCSINIINLLGYINFFVEHQSYKVILIANEEEFKKNKKYTKIKEKIIGKTFEFRTNPVIAYDNFLKELKNINKVKENILEREKLNILELFEKSESKNLRVLRQTLLDFERFYDEFLITHLEKEQLIKDILHWFFLFSFEIRQGNNDILDLPKLLEDYYFIINENKDKSEKMRYKYFYNKYKFINNYWDVVISFDIWKEILLNSYIKKEEINSALENSKYYATKNINSWKLLYSYYDLDDEIFKKLIDEVYFKIYNLEYKIFKEVKMISSILLALKEKKLIDKIDFCLEYEIEKQIDFLFDNDLIDDEIILPTDMSLYYQNADYYENYEFMKSCKMNEINKYIDEKLKIKLEKKLKEDSKLIINAISENNINKLYPILVQSNNNFVPYYDKPILKYIDIDVLVACLKNSNNETIRRFSYLLEKRYDYAISELIPEEIFLIKLKEKLEIIKNERVGKLSGYYFDIFCNTLDKCIQKVGRNKKITE; encoded by the coding sequence ATGTCAAATCAACATATATCACAATTTTTAGATTATTATTGTGGTGAAAAACTGCTAAATCCACAATATGCAGTTTTACTAAAGGGTAAATGGGGAAGTGGAAAAACTCATTTTATAAATGAATATAAAGAACAATTAAAGATAAATAATCAAAAATGTATTTATGTAAGTTTGTATGGTGTTACCTCTTATGATGAAATTGAAACAAAATTTTTAGAAGCTATTCATCCAACACTTTATCATAAGAACACAATTTTTATTGGAAAAATAGTTAAACAACTTTTAAAAGGTACATTAAAAATAGATTTGGATGGTGATAAACAAGAAAATGGTGAGATGGAAGTCAAAATTCCAGATTTTAGGCCTCAAGATTTGTTAAATACAAAAGGGTATATTTTAATTTTTGATGATTTAGAAAGATGTTCTATAAATATTATTAATTTATTGGGATATATTAATTTTTTTGTTGAGCATCAATCTTATAAAGTAATATTAATTGCAAATGAAGAAGAATTTAAGAAAAATAAAAAATATACTAAAATAAAAGAAAAGATTATAGGAAAAACTTTTGAGTTTAGAACAAATCCTGTGATAGCTTATGATAATTTTTTAAAAGAATTAAAAAATATAAATAAAGTTAAAGAGAATATTTTAGAAAGAGAAAAATTAAATATATTAGAACTTTTTGAAAAATCAGAGTCTAAAAATCTAAGAGTATTAAGACAAACTTTACTCGATTTTGAACGATTTTATGATGAATTTTTAATAACACATTTAGAAAAAGAACAGTTAATAAAAGATATTTTACATTGGTTTTTTCTATTTTCTTTTGAAATTAGACAAGGAAATAATGACATTTTAGACTTACCTAAACTTCTAGAAGATTATTATTTTATAATTAATGAAAATAAAGATAAATCTGAAAAGATGCGATATAAATATTTTTATAATAAATACAAGTTTATAAATAATTACTGGGATGTAGTTATTTCTTTTGATATTTGGAAAGAGATATTACTAAATTCATATATTAAAAAAGAAGAAATAAATTCTGCATTAGAAAATAGTAAATATTATGCAACTAAAAACATTAATTCTTGGAAATTACTATATAGTTATTATGATTTAGATGATGAGATTTTTAAAAAATTAATAGATGAAGTTTATTTCAAAATTTATAACTTAGAATATAAAATATTTAAAGAAGTAAAAATGATTTCATCAATATTATTAGCATTAAAAGAAAAAAAATTGATAGATAAAATAGATTTTTGTTTAGAATATGAAATTGAAAAACAAATTGATTTTTTATTTGATAATGATTTAATAGATGATGAAATAATTTTACCAACTGATATGTCTTTATATTATCAAAATGCTGATTACTATGAAAATTATGAATTTATGAAATCATGTAAAATGAATGAAATTAATAAATATATTGATGAAAAATTAAAAATTAAATTAGAAAAAAAATTAAAAGAGGATTCAAAATTAATTATTAATGCAATTTCTGAAAATAATATAAATAAACTATATCCAATATTAGTTCAATCTAACAATAACTTTGTTCCATATTATGACAAGCCAATATTAAAATATATTGATATAGATGTTTTAGTTGCCTGTTTAAAAAATTCTAATAATGAAACAATAAGAAGATTTTCATATTTATTAGAAAAAAGATATGATTATGCAATTAGTGAGCTAATTCCTGAAGAAATTTTTTTAATAAAATTAAAAGAAAAATTAGAAATTATTAAAAATGAGAGAGTCGGAAAATTAAGTGGTTATTATTTTGATATTTTTTGTAATACATTAGATAAATGTATTCAAAAAGTTGGAAGAAATAAGAAAATAACTGAATAG